In Trichlorobacter lovleyi, the DNA window AAGGAGAGCCTGCAGGCCCGTGCCGTGACCGAGGCGGATGTCCCCCAGGCGTTGAAGCAGCGCTTTGTGGGCAAGGATGGCCGTCTGCTGCTGCAGATCGCCCCGAAAAAGGAGATCTTCAACGAACAACCGCTGGCGGAGTTCGTTACCCAGATCAAGTCCGTTGATCCCCACGCCACCGGCGAACCGGTCAGCGTCTATGAATCATTCAAGATCCTCAAACTCTCCTACCTGCAGGCCTTCCTGTATGCCCTGGGGGGGGTGGTGCTGATCCTGCTGATCGCCTTCCGCAGCCTGCGCTCCACCCTGCTGGGGGTCGCCCCGCTGGCAGTGGGACTGCTGCTGATGGTGGGGGGGATGTGGCTGTTCGGCCTGAAGTTCAATGTGGCCAACATCATTGTCATGCCGCTCTTGCTGGGGGTCGGGATCGACTCGGCCATCTACATCATCAGCCGCCACCTGAAGGGGGAGGAATCACCGGTAGAGGTGGCCACCAGCAGCGCCGGCAAGGGGGTCTTCCTGAACGCCCTGACCATCCTGTTCAGCTTTGGCGCCCTGATGGTGGCCCGCCACCAGGGGGTCTTCAGCATCGGCGCCGTCATGTCGCTGGGCATGACCGCCATTGTACTGGCGTTTCTGATCTTTCTACCGGCCCTGCTGCTGGTATCGGTCAAACGCTACCGGAACTAGCCTCAAGGTGCGGCACCGGCTCCGCTGCACCAGGAGCCGCAGTATCAGTCTGTCAACGCCTTGCCGGGGTGCAGTTTTTACTGGACAGCCCCGACCTGGCTGGACTATACAAGCCGTTATCCCTACACCATAAACGAGGATCGCACATGCGAACCCGGCGCCTACAGACAGCAGATAGCGTTACACACCAAGACCCCGCCCCACCAGGCGGGGTCTTCGCTTTTTCAGGGTGTAAAGAAATTTTACAGTTTTTTTGTAACAAGCAGGAATAACAGTACAATTCAAACTGGGCCAAAACGGCACAAAGCGGCTGATGGTAGAATACGGCAAGAAAATGCTGTGCGTTCGTTACCGTTATGACGAAGCAACCTGCACACGAATAAAAACTATTCGTGCTTATTGTCGAAACAAAGCCGTGGACACCATCTGGGCCACGCTACCGAGATGAAGAACTGGCTCAGGTACGCATCGCTTATGCGGAAACAGTATTCAAGAATCAGGCAAAGGCTGCCCGTGGCACATGGGATGCACAGGCAAAACTGTGGTTCATTCAATATGACAGAATCAAAGGGACCACCTTGGAAAAGCATATAGTATTAGATGCGACTGATGAGTAGTTAAAAGCACTAAAGCATCTAATACTATAAACCTGTGTGACATCTAATATTAGATGCTGGCATATACTATTATAAACAAACATCTATTATTAGATGCTACGAGCTGACCGCTCAATAACTAGTTATGCGAGGAAAAGAATTAATGGAAGTATCGATAATAATATTGGTGGTTGTGGCTATTGCTGAGACCGTGTTGAACAGTCGATGGCTACCATTTTATTTTTTGAACGGGATACCACTTTTCAAAAAAACCGTCTCAATTGTTGAAACACCTTGTTTATCTCCCGATGACCTTACAAATCAGTTCAGCCAAGGCATAACTACACCCATAGTATTTGCCCCTATTGGCGAAGATTTAATAGCTTTCAGAGAAAAAATGATCAGTTTCAGATTTTTTCATTACACGCCTGTGATGCATGGTTTGATTCGCGTTGATCGTGATCGACTTGAAATAAGTGTAACTGGTTATGCTAACTGGTTTTCCTTGCTTTTCGCTTTCATTTTCCCTGCTGCATTTATTACCAACTCCCCAGCAAAATCGGAGCTTGGCTTCATTATTCCGTTTTTGCTCGTTCTCTTCGGATCGCTTTACGCCATTCAGTTTTATCGCTTCACAAAAATCTTGGAAGCAATCAAACAGAAGCCTTACATGCCATCGCAACCCTTGATGCAACAGCAGTCAGTGTTGACAAAGAAGATAAACAACAAGGTACTGGCTGTCATTGTTGTTGTACTCGTAGTGGTTTGGGTAATTCCCACATTTATAGCTGCCTTTGATCGAGACTTATTCTTATGGCTTACCATGTCCGGCAAGACAGTTAAACTTGCGCCATCCGGCCAAAACGGGAAATTCGTTTACGACCATAGTGCTAAAATCCGTTTCTCCGCTGAGCCACAATACCCCGTCTACATTTCCATAAGAAAAGTCGTACATGACGGCCCACCTCCTAAACCTGAACACACAATTATCGTTTCAAAAGGCGACCAATACGCAATTCAAGCCAACTTGGCGTCCGGAGATTATGAAATATATTCATCACTCGACCCCAAGGATGATTGTTGCAGTGACACTGGAAAATATTGGGGAGCTTTTGGTGGACAAATTCATATACAGAACGATGGGAAATCGAAAACTGAAGAGCAAGCAATCATCCATTACTTGAAAATGCAGATAATCTCACCTGTCAGCAAGAGCCTTGTGGCAGAGAAACGCCCGACGTTACGCTGGAAATCTGTGCCCGGTGCTGTCCAATACAAGGTTGATTGGCGTAACGATAAGCGGAATTTTGGACACGAAAAAACTGCAAGTCCTGAGTTCACGTTTGGAAAAGACATCGAAGCTGCTACGGTTTATCACTGGGATGTCGAGGCATTCAATAAATCAGGCGAAAAGATTGCTTACTACTCTGAACCGTCTTTCAAGACTCCCAGCCAATAACGCAAAGGACTGTGAAGCAAGCACATAACCACGTCCTTGGACGCCGACCGCCCGAAAAAGCTGGGCGGGCGGGTCAAGGCCGGCCCCGTTATGCGGAAGAGAAGACAATGAAGAAACCCCTGCTAATTTCCTGCCTTGTGGTCGCTATTATTGTGGGGTTCATATCTGCCCGACGGACATCGCCGTTCTTCAACTTCCTGCTCCCACCCTCGGATAAATTTGTGCCCCTGGCCTCGGCGGAGATAGATCTGTCGAAGAAGGGAATGAAAGTGGAGTTTCCGTTTAAACCCAAATATCCAGGGAATCACCAATTGGATCTTGAAGTCGAGAAACTTGACTTGGGAGCAAAGTTCAGGGGCAGGTTCCTTTTAGACATACAGATCAGGAACAAGAAAAATGAGACTGTCATCACAGGAAAAGTAGCAGAACCGAGCTCAGCCTTTTGGGGGAACCACAAAAGAGGATTTACCCTGCAATCGTTTGCAGTACCAGGCCAAATCGGTCTTGGGGAAACTGCTGTAGCGGAAATCACGATTATTACGCCAGATGCTGAATTCGCAAAGATTTATGGCCAGACCAAGCTTGCCGTACGTAAAGGGGCGGATGAATAACGAAGGAGGAAAGGGGACAGGCTGCTTTTTGACCCACAACATTAAAGATCTCCTGCCCTCTTAGTTATGCCCGAACAACTCCCACACCGTTGCCTCCAAAGAGGTTTCATATAAAAAAAGGTGGCTGCTGCTCCTTGTCTAAATTCAACAATCACTCACGCAATGGATTTTATCTGATAATGGGGTATTATTGTAAAAACAGATCACGGAGGCACAACATGAAAAATCGTAGTGGCATCCTGTCAATGTTCCTGTCTATTCTGTTTCTTTTGGTTACCCTTTCGTCTGGTATGGTGGTGGCTGGCCAGGAGCGCCTGAAACGGACTGAAACTCACAAATTCACACTGCTCCCTGCCCCTGGTGGCGAGAACGACCCTTACTCGGTAAGGTTCCCCATCACGCTTGATGAGCCGGGCCTCATCACCGTGGATGTTGAGGTAGGAGGTGGCCGAATCAAGCATGACGGCTCCCCCTTCAAGGTATGGATTGTTGAGACTGCCGGTATTAATGATGAAAAGACCAACAGGATCGAGAAAAGGTATATCAAGAAACTCGCGAAGTTTAAAACAAAGGAAGCCATCTACTATGGGGTTGATGCGGGTGAGCTTGTCAGGACAAAAGGAGAATATACGGTCTATCTCTCTAACCTGAGCACGAAATCTCACGCAGTGGGAACAGTTGTAATCACCTATCCGGCGGAGCCTCAAGCGCGACACAAGAGAGATTAAGCGCAACGGGGTAAAATGGCTTTCAAGGCATCTCGGAAGAGACCACACTCCAAGGAGGAAGGGGGACAGGCTGCTTTTTTTGAGAGCAGGCCTTAAAAAGTAGCCTGTCCCCCATTTTTAAGAGATAGTGTTGCACACTAGGACCCCGCCCCACCAGGCGGGGTCTTTGCTTTCGACCTGGATGGCAGGCAGCTCGAGGCTACTCACCGAGCGCCCTTTTGGTTTTCTGGCCCAATTCCCTTTTTCCGCTCGTGGCAGGATCAGAGGTTTTGTCCATGTGAACGATAAAGTAGCCGGCGACTAGAAGTACTATGATAACCACCAGGTACTTCAAGGTCTGCTTCGGGTTCTGATACAAAAAAATGACCAGAGCTATCAGAGCAATGATACTGATAAACTGGTAGTCATGATAGAAGCTCATGACAACGGCGATGATTTGATCCATGCTGCCCCCTTGCCTGTTCGTGTCAACAACAGAAGTTTGCGAATTTTTCCCTCAACGAGCAAGAATTGTATCACCTTCTGTATCGTGCCAAGCATATTTGCACGTTTGGGAAGTGCCGTCGTAACAATCGTCACCTGGATTGTTCTGATAGGGGGCAGTCAGGATTTTGAATCCGCCAACCACGGTACAGAAAATGTAGCCGGAGAATGCAAAGAGTAATCAGCGCATGCCCAACCACAAGCCTGACACTGAAACACTTTATACCCAGGACTGAGAGGGGTTACTGAGAATACGGTGACTCCCCTTCCACATCGAATGGAATGGTTTCCCCTCCCAGCAGTTGTTCAAGCTCCTTCACCTTGGCACCGTTCACACGTTTTCCAGACAGAAAATATGTCGGTGTGCCGACAACATCCAGTCTGGCTGCTACAGCCTGATGCCGCTTCAGGGCGCCATGGTCATCATAGCGGCGTGCCGCTAGTTTTTCGTCAAAATCAAGGGAGCCGCTAAAGACCTGACGGTAGGCGGCTGCACGGTCCGGCGAGCTGAGGATGTAGTGAGCTTTTTGAGCCGCATCCGGGTGGTTCTTTAAGGCAATCAGGAAGATGTAGCGGGTCACATCCTTCCGCATCGCCCAATAACGGGCCATGCGGCGACTGAAACGGCAGTCTGGGTCGGATATTTCAACCACAATCGTGGCGCCGGTACCGACCCGGATCGCGTCTTGAAGCGGAATTTCCTTGAGCCAGCTGTTGTCCGCAGCTGTCGTCGCTGCAGACGCAGATGAAGCCCAGGCCAGAAAAACCAAGAGGATAACAATGCGCAACATAGGCAACTCCTGAACATGAATCCGTTGATGAAGCAACCGGGCTTTACCGCAGGGCAAGACAGGAATGAGCAGAAACCGGGCCAGACCTTACCGGTCTGCCCGGCAATCCATAGTACACCATGATTTCAGGAATTTTCCAGAGGTTTGGGTGGTATAGCAAGACAACCAGCATCAACAGGCTGCTTTTCCTTGAATAAAACCGGTGATCGGAACCAACAGCCGTTACTGCTGCTTGACGGTCATGGAAAGCCAGATGCCGCTGAGGACAAAGATCAGGTTGGCGCCCCAGGCAGCCACAAAAGGGGGCAGCACCCCGCTGCGGCCGTAGGACTGGACAGCAGCATTGATGATGAAGTAGGCGAACCCGATCGCCACCCCGGCCCCGATCCCCATGGCAACCCCGCTGGTGCGGCCGGTCTTGAGGGCAAAGGGGATCCCCAACACCACCATCACAAAGGCGCCAAACGGCAGGGCCAGCTTGGCATGCATCATGGTACGGTAGCGTCCGGCAGGGTAGCCGCCTTTTTCAAGGCTGACCGCATACTCCCGCAGCTTGCGGAAGCTGAAGTTGTCGGCGTTGTTGTCCAGAATCCGCAGATCATCCACCTTGAGGGTAAGCGGCACGCTCAGCCGTGCCGATGCCACCACCCCGCCCTGCCCGGCAAAGCTGCGGGTACGGACCTGTAGCAGTTCCCAGCCACCGCTGCCATATAGCGCCTGTTCGGCATCCATGCGCCTGACCGGCTGCATGTCGGCCGAGAGTTCCCAGACGGTCACCCCTTTCAGGGTGCGGGTGAGCGGCTCAAATACCTTGGCCTGCAGGATCAGGTTGTTGGAGCGGAACCAGATATTGTTGAGCCGGAAGAAGGTGTTGACGCTCTGCTTCTTGATGACCACTTTTTCAATATGCTCCATCTGCTGGTAGCTTTTGGGCACCACGAATTCAGAGTTGACCAGCAGTACCAGGCTGCAGAGCAGCCCCAGCATCAGGATCGGCAGGACAATGCGGGGGATACTGAGGCCGCAGCTGCGCAGGGCGGTCAGTTCACTGCTGCGGGAAAGCATCCCCAGGGCCAGCAGGGTGGCCATCAGCACGGCAAACGGCATGGTCTGGCCCAGCATCTCGGGGATCTTGAACAGGAAGAACTGCAGGATGGCGCTGAGGGAGGCGCCGGCCTTGCTGAAACGGCCCAGTTTCTCCATGAAGTCCAGGATCAGGTAGACCGCCAGAAAACCGCCCTGACAGAGCAGGAAGAGCCGCAACCAGGTGCCAGCCAGATAGCGTCCGACAATACCAAACATCAGGCAGCCCTCCCGGATCTGAAGAGGCGGCCCAGGGCCGCTTTGAGCGTCATTTCCTGCGAGGCCAGCCACAGCAGCAGCAGTCCGATGGCCAGGAAGAGCAGGTTGGGCAGCCAAACCGCCAGAGCCGGCGGGATGCCCCCCTTTTCGGCCAGGGTACGCAGAAAGGAGAGCAGGACATAGTAGATCAGCAGGATCAGGATGCTGATGGTAAAGCCGGAGCCTTTGCCGGAACGGCGGTTGGAAAGCCCCAGCGGCAGGGCCAGAATCGCAAAGACAAAGGTGGCGCAGGGGAACGCAAAGCGGCTGTGCAGTTCAGTGGCCATCTTGAGCCGGGCCTGGGGCGCCAGCTGCGGTGAGTGGCTCCCGCGCTGCAGCTCACCGATCCCGAGATCCAGTTCCGTCCTGACCGGCGGCGTGCTGCGCCCGGATTCGGCAGTCAGCAGGTATTCGCCAAAGGAGACCAGGCGGTAATCGTTCTTGTGCTGGGTGTGGATGCTGCCGTTTTTGAGCAGGATCCGCAGCACGCCGTTGACCTCATCGGAGGAGACCAGACCGCTCTTGGCAAAGATGGTCAAGGGACGTTCAGGATCGCGGCTGTCCTGGATCATGACCCGCTGCATGGTACGCCGGGCCTCATCGTACTGATCCACGTAGAGTACGATGCCGGGCAGGTCGTCGCGGAAGATCCGCTCACGAATGGCCGAGGCGGCGTATTTGCGGGCCACATCCATGGTCATCTGCTTGAAACCGGTATTGCCCCAGGGTACCGCCACCACGCTGATAAAGAGGGTCAGCAGCGCAGCAGCAGCGGCTGTCAGCAGGACCGGCGGCAGCAGGGCGCCAAGGCTGAGGCCGCAGGCCTTCAGGACTGTAATCTCGTTATCACTGGAGAGCCGGCCAAAGGCCAGCAGGACCGCCAGCAGAAAGGCCATCGGAATGGTCAGGACCAGAAAGGAGGGTAACAGCAGGAGAATCAGGCGCAGGACTTCGGCAAGGGGAACCCCGTTTGCCACCACCATCTCCATCAGCTTGACCATCCGCCCCATCAGCAGCACCAGCGTAAAGATGGTCAGACCAAGTGCGAAGATGCCGACGATTTCGCGCATCAGATAGCGGTTGATAATGCGATGGTTCATGGCCGGCCATACTACATGATGTGGCAAGGGGTGTAAAGCTGCGGAGCGATGTTAGAGCTGAATGCGGAACTCGGCCCCGGCAGCCGTATTGGAGACGGTCAACTGCCCCCCCATGTTCTTTTCGATAATCATCTTTGCCATATACAGGCCCAGCCCGGTCCCCTGGGTCTTGGGCTTGGTGGTAAAATAGGGGTCAAAGATCCGGTCGATGATCTCAGCCGGTATGCCTCCGGCATTATCGCTGATCGTGATCAGCGCATGGCCATCACGGCGCCGGGCATGGATCTCTACGCAGGGGGTTGCCACCTGACGCTGGACACAGGCGTCTTTGGCATTATTCAGGATGTTCAGCACGGCCTGGGCAAACTCCCGCGGGAAACCATCCACGCTGCCGGCAGCTTCGTCCTTGATGATGACCTGGACCCCGCAGCTGTCAAAACTGGCTTTTAAGAGTGAGACGGCACTCTGGACAGCCCCCATGAGGTCGAACGATTGCGGCTCACGCTCAGGCATGAAGAAGTTTCTGAAGTCGTCGATGGTCTTCGACATGTACATGATCATTTCCATGCCGGTGGCAACATGCTGGTCCAGCGCCTCCTGATCCAGCTCCTGCAGGTCATGATCAAAGCGGATGCTTTGCAGTATGATACCGAGGTTGTTCAGCGGCTGGCGCCACTGGTGGGCAATGCTTGAGATCATCTCCCCCATTGCCGCCAGACGTCCCTGGTGGATCATGATCCGGTTTTTTTCGATATTCTCGGCCACTTCAGCCGCGATCCGCTCGTTGAGGGTTGCGTTGATGGCCTCCAGTTCCCGCGTGCTCCCGGCCAGTGATTCCTGGGCCTCCTGCCGCTCGGCAACCTCCTGTTCCAGCAGGACCGCCTGCTGGTGAAGCTCTTCTTCAATCCGCCGGCGTTCCTCCACCATCTGGTTCGCTGAACAGGCGATGCTCTGCAGCTCTTCAAACGGCAGGGATTCAGGGGCCAGGTAGGCGGAACCGGTTGCCGCCTGCTCGAAAAACCGGTGAAAGTGATCAAGGGCCACCTGCGTCCTGGCGGCGGCCCGCTGCGCCACCCGGAAGGCGAAGGCCACAAATATTGCCAGGATCAGCACCAGCAACAGCACGGTCTTGATCATCCGGACGACCATCTCATGGTGGGCCTGGCGTACCGAGCTCTCGATATCCTCAACGTAGATGCCGGCACCGACATACCACTGCCAGTCCTTGACACCACGCACATAGCTCATCTTGGCCCCCTGACGGACCCCGGACAGGTCAGGCATCCGGTAGGTGACGTAGCCCCCGCCGCTTTTAGCCAGCTGAATCAACCTTTCCACCACGGGATTGCCCTCGGCATCGGTGGTCGAGAGCATGTTTTTCCCTTTTGCAGGGCCGGCAATGGCATAGCCGTCCCATTGCCCTGCGAAGATATAGCCATCTTTCCCGAACCTGATATTTTCCAGGTACCCGGCAACGTCTGTCTTGACCTGCTGTTCGACATCATCCAGGTACAGCCCGGTACCGATAAGCCAGTTAAACGGTGCAAACTTTTTCAGGTACGAGATCTTTCTGAAATGGGTGCCCGGCTGATCAGGCTTAGTCCAGGTATAGCGGTAGAAGCCTGCCCCCTTTGTACGGGCAATACGGATCATGTCCTGAATGACATACCGTCCTTCCGTGTCCTGCATGCGGAGCAGATTTTTCCCTTCAAGCGACGGCCGGTCGGCAAACAACTGTTCCGTACCGTCCAGCCCGGTGGCGAAGTAGTACCCTTTGCCAGCGGCATAGCGGATCGGGCGCAGGGC includes these proteins:
- a CDS encoding thioredoxin fold domain-containing protein; protein product: MLRIVILLVFLAWASSASAATTAADNSWLKEIPLQDAIRVGTGATIVVEISDPDCRFSRRMARYWAMRKDVTRYIFLIALKNHPDAAQKAHYILSSPDRAAAYRQVFSGSLDFDEKLAARRYDDHGALKRHQAVAARLDVVGTPTYFLSGKRVNGAKVKELEQLLGGETIPFDVEGESPYSQ
- the lptG gene encoding LPS export ABC transporter permease LptG encodes the protein MFGIVGRYLAGTWLRLFLLCQGGFLAVYLILDFMEKLGRFSKAGASLSAILQFFLFKIPEMLGQTMPFAVLMATLLALGMLSRSSELTALRSCGLSIPRIVLPILMLGLLCSLVLLVNSEFVVPKSYQQMEHIEKVVIKKQSVNTFFRLNNIWFRSNNLILQAKVFEPLTRTLKGVTVWELSADMQPVRRMDAEQALYGSGGWELLQVRTRSFAGQGGVVASARLSVPLTLKVDDLRILDNNADNFSFRKLREYAVSLEKGGYPAGRYRTMMHAKLALPFGAFVMVVLGIPFALKTGRTSGVAMGIGAGVAIGFAYFIINAAVQSYGRSGVLPPFVAAWGANLIFVLSGIWLSMTVKQQ
- the lptF gene encoding LPS export ABC transporter permease LptF, translating into MNHRIINRYLMREIVGIFALGLTIFTLVLLMGRMVKLMEMVVANGVPLAEVLRLILLLLPSFLVLTIPMAFLLAVLLAFGRLSSDNEITVLKACGLSLGALLPPVLLTAAAAALLTLFISVVAVPWGNTGFKQMTMDVARKYAASAIRERIFRDDLPGIVLYVDQYDEARRTMQRVMIQDSRDPERPLTIFAKSGLVSSDEVNGVLRILLKNGSIHTQHKNDYRLVSFGEYLLTAESGRSTPPVRTELDLGIGELQRGSHSPQLAPQARLKMATELHSRFAFPCATFVFAILALPLGLSNRRSGKGSGFTISILILLIYYVLLSFLRTLAEKGGIPPALAVWLPNLLFLAIGLLLLWLASQEMTLKAALGRLFRSGRAA
- a CDS encoding cache domain-containing protein; amino-acid sequence: MERKVTTLPRTLLVNMVTIVTVAVGLFVLLSLYFEGSRFEQERHELDRNMLEPRQQELKRQVDSAIEYLEYRRSRLEGQAQDDIRQRVEEAHAVATHIVARYRAEKSPEELQEMVREALRPIRYAAGKGYYFATGLDGTEQLFADRPSLEGKNLLRMQDTEGRYVIQDMIRIARTKGAGFYRYTWTKPDQPGTHFRKISYLKKFAPFNWLIGTGLYLDDVEQQVKTDVAGYLENIRFGKDGYIFAGQWDGYAIAGPAKGKNMLSTTDAEGNPVVERLIQLAKSGGGYVTYRMPDLSGVRQGAKMSYVRGVKDWQWYVGAGIYVEDIESSVRQAHHEMVVRMIKTVLLLVLILAIFVAFAFRVAQRAAARTQVALDHFHRFFEQAATGSAYLAPESLPFEELQSIACSANQMVEERRRIEEELHQQAVLLEQEVAERQEAQESLAGSTRELEAINATLNERIAAEVAENIEKNRIMIHQGRLAAMGEMISSIAHQWRQPLNNLGIILQSIRFDHDLQELDQEALDQHVATGMEMIMYMSKTIDDFRNFFMPEREPQSFDLMGAVQSAVSLLKASFDSCGVQVIIKDEAAGSVDGFPREFAQAVLNILNNAKDACVQRQVATPCVEIHARRRDGHALITISDNAGGIPAEIIDRIFDPYFTTKPKTQGTGLGLYMAKMIIEKNMGGQLTVSNTAAGAEFRIQL